A genomic window from Xyrauchen texanus isolate HMW12.3.18 chromosome 15, RBS_HiC_50CHRs, whole genome shotgun sequence includes:
- the LOC127655822 gene encoding potassium/sodium hyperpolarization-activated cyclic nucleotide-gated channel 4-like, whose translation MDGAGGTGGSAGTDPRPSRNGDPKRRSKSSLPSPGYRLSQASLEGDRGESLPGRRRLSVLSSTRDGVPFRPATMAGTPTTPLPLPLPPSGSAPPTAPRSVGFVASRAALASTSSSTGTGMVVVAAGTETTTTTAAGTPEAGPGLDGEDYSYSNQSTFIQRQFGAMLQPGVNKFSLRMFGSHKAVALEQERLKSAGTWIIHPYSDFRFYWDLLMLMLMVGNLIILPVGITFFKDENTPPWIIFNVVSDTLFLVDLVLNFRTGIVKEDSTEILLDPKAIRERYLKSWFLVDFVSSIPVDYIFLMVDLEARLDSEVYRTARALRIVRFTKILSLLRLLRLSRLIRYIHQWEEIFHMTYDLASAMVRIVNLIGMMLLLCHWDGCLQFLVPMLQDFPLDCWVSKNNMVNDTWGIQYTYALFKAMSHMLCIGYGAQAPEGMTDVWLTMLSMIVGATCYAMFIGHATALIQSLDSSRRQYQEKYKQVEQYMSFHKLPADVRQKIHEYYEHRYQGKMFDEENILGELSDPLKEEIVGFNCRSLVANMPLFANADPNFVTAVLIKLKFEVFQPNDFIIREGTVGRKMYFIQHGRVSVLTRGNRETKLSDGSYFGEICLLTRGRRTASVQADTYCRLYSLSVDSFNEVLEEHPMMRRAFETVAADRLDRIGKKNSILLRKTSQGGSVAGSSLGRGGGSRGGGAGGGGGCGFL comes from the exons ATGGATGGGGCAGGGGGCACGGGGGGTTCTGCGGGCACAGACCCTCGACCCTCACGTAACGGCGACCCTAAGCGGCGGAGTAAGAGCAGCCTGCCGTCTCCCGGTTACCGCCTATCCCAGGCATCTCTGGAGGGCGATCGGGGCGAGTCACTGCCCGGGCGTCGCCGCCTGTCCGTCTTGAGCTCCACACGAGACGGTGTCCCGTTCCGACCGGCCACGATGGCGGGAACGCCCACCACCCCTCTGCCCCTGCCGCTCCCTCCGTCGGGCTCGGCCCCGCCCACCGCTCCGCGTTCTGTGGGGTTTGTCGCGTCCCGCGCCGCTCTGGCGTCCACCTCCTCTTCCACGGGCACTGGGATGGTCGTGGTGGCCGCCGGAACCGAGACCACCACCACTACGGCGGCCGGGACCCCCGAAGCCGGACCGGGTCTGGACGGTGAGGACTACAGCTACTCAAACCAGTCCACCTTCATCCAGAGGCAGTTCGGTGCGATGCTGCAGCCCGGTGTCAACAAGTTCTCCCTCCGCATGTTCGGCAGCCACAAAGCCGTGGCACTGGAGCAGGAGCGGCTGAAATCGGCCGGAACCTGGATCATCCACCCCTACAGTGACTTCAG GTTTTATTGGGATCTCCTCATGCTGATGTTGATGGTGGGAAACCTCATCATCCTCCCGGTGGGAATCACGTTCTTTAAAGATGAGAACACGCCTCCGTGGATCATTTTTAATGTGGTGTCAGACACACTCTTTCTGGTGGATCTGGTGCTGAACTTTCGGACCGGGATTGTGAAGGAGGACAGTACAGAGATCCTGCTGGACCCCAAGGCCATCCGCGAGCGCTATCTGAAGAGCTGGTTCCTCGTGGACTTTGTGTCTTCAATCCCAGTAGATTATATCTTCCTGATGGTTGACCTGGAAGCTCGACTGGACTCGGAG GTGTATCGGACTGCACGAGCGCTGAGAATCGTTCGATTCACCAAGATCCTGAGTCTGCTGCGACTGCTGCGTCTGTCACGACTTATACGATACATCCACCAGTGGGAAGAg ATTTTTCACATGACCTATGACCTGGCCAGTGCGATGGTTCGTATTGTCAATCTGATTGGCATGATGCTGCTGTTGTGTCACTGGGACGGATGTCTGCAGTTCTTGGTGCCCATGCTGCAGGATTTCCCGCTGGACTGCTGGGTGTCCAAAAACAACATGGTG AACGACACGTGGGGCATTCAGTACACATACGCGCTGTTTAAAGCCATGAGTCACATGCTGTGCATCGGGTACGGCGCTCAGGCTCCAGAGGGCATGACGGATGTCTGGCTCACCATGCTCAGTATGATCGTGGGTGCCACCTGCTATGCCATGTTCATAGGACACGCCACGGCCCTCATCCAATCACTGGACTCCTCCAGGCGACAGTATCAAGAAAAG TATAAACAGGTGGAGCAGTACATGTCCTTCCATAAGCTGCCAGCAGATGTCAGGCAGAAGATCCACGAGTATTACGAACATCGATATCAGGGCAAGATGTTTGATGAGGAGAACATTCTGGGCGAGTTGAGCGACCCGTTGAAGGAG GAAATTGTTGGCTTCAACTGCCGTAGCTTGGTGGCTAACATGCCCCTCTTTGCTAACGCTGATCCAAACTTTGTAACGGCAGTCCTCATAAAACTGAAATTTGAAGTGTTCCAGCCCAATGACTTCATCATTCGTGAGGGAACCGTTGGACGCAAAATGTATTTCATCCAGCATGGACGAGTCAGCGTGCTCACTCGCGGCAACAGAGAGACCAAGCTTAGCGACGGCTCGTACTTTGGAG AGATCTGTCTGTTGACACGTGGCAGGAGGACAGCAAGTGTCCAAGCAGATACGTACTGCCGACTTTACTCCCTAAGCGTGGACAGTTTCAACGAAGTACTGGAAGAGCATCCCATGATGAGACGAGCCTTCGAGACGGTGGCAGCAGACAGACTGGATCGCATTG GAAAAAAGAACTCAATTTTGTTGCGTAAGACCTCTCAGGGTGGATCAGTCGCAGGCAGCAGTTTGGGTCGTGGTGGAGGCAGTCGTGGTGGTGGTGCGGGTGGCGGTGGCGGGTGTGGGTTCTTGTGA